A window from Chryseobacterium vaccae encodes these proteins:
- a CDS encoding VWA domain-containing protein, giving the protein MMTSFKILTLAAGVAFLSSGSISGIQCSKDNTSGRDPIVQNASLPLVNTTAKDNKIQVALLLDTSNSMDGLIDQAKSRLWNIVNTLTTLKYNGQAPQIEIALYEYGNDGIRDDNYIRQVTPLTQDLDLVSEKLFALRTNGGSEYCGAVIRDASANLNWDKDEKSMKLIYIAGNEGFNQGRVDYKEVISKAKNKNIYTSTIFCGDRNEGIQTFWQNGASLGGGKYFNIDSDRKVIYIETPYDVRISECNSRLNSTYIYYGSHGSEYKNKQIMQDKNAEVQSAANFVERTVAKSKKNAYKNDHWDLVDKAEKDAGFISSVKEEELPAELKGKSKEEIKKAVAAKSAERGKIQKEIEELSRKRQKYIDAEMKKRGNNDSDDLGKAIEKSILEQAKKNGYSL; this is encoded by the coding sequence ATGATGACTTCTTTTAAAATTTTAACACTGGCAGCAGGTGTAGCTTTTTTAAGCTCCGGCAGCATTTCAGGAATCCAATGTTCAAAAGACAATACATCCGGCAGAGATCCCATTGTACAGAACGCCTCTTTACCTCTGGTAAATACAACCGCAAAAGACAATAAAATCCAGGTGGCTTTGCTACTGGACACTTCCAACAGTATGGACGGACTGATTGATCAGGCCAAATCAAGGCTCTGGAATATTGTGAATACCCTTACCACCCTGAAGTATAACGGTCAGGCTCCACAGATAGAGATCGCTTTGTATGAATACGGAAATGACGGAATCCGGGATGATAATTACATCCGGCAGGTTACTCCGCTTACGCAGGACCTGGATCTGGTTTCTGAAAAGCTATTTGCCCTACGAACCAACGGCGGAAGTGAATATTGCGGGGCCGTAATCCGTGACGCCTCTGCCAACCTGAACTGGGACAAGGATGAAAAAAGCATGAAACTGATTTATATTGCAGGAAATGAAGGCTTTAATCAGGGAAGAGTAGATTACAAAGAGGTGATCTCGAAGGCTAAGAATAAAAATATTTACACCAGCACTATTTTCTGTGGAGACCGAAACGAGGGCATTCAAACCTTCTGGCAGAACGGAGCTTCTCTTGGCGGCGGTAAATATTTCAATATCGACAGCGACAGAAAGGTGATTTATATTGAAACGCCATACGATGTAAGGATTTCGGAATGCAATTCAAGGCTGAACAGTACTTATATCTATTACGGAAGCCACGGCTCTGAATATAAAAACAAGCAGATCATGCAGGATAAAAATGCGGAAGTACAATCTGCAGCCAACTTTGTGGAAAGAACCGTTGCCAAATCCAAAAAGAACGCCTATAAAAATGATCACTGGGATTTGGTGGACAAAGCCGAAAAAGACGCAGGTTTTATTTCATCCGTTAAAGAAGAAGAACTTCCGGCTGAACTGAAAGGCAAAAGCAAAGAGGAAATTAAAAAAGCCGTTGCAGCCAAATCTGCCGAGCGTGGAAAGATCCAGAAAGAAATTGAAGAACTCTCCAGAAAACGCCAGAAGTATATTGATGCCGAAATGAAAAAACGGGGAAACAATGATTCCGACGACCTGGGAAAAGCAATAGAAAAATCTATTCTGGAACAGGCAAAAAAGAACGGATACAGTTTGTAA
- a CDS encoding outer membrane beta-barrel protein gives MYTLFKTPNKWDVYAAATLAYNSFSYCYNGSDYDYISDESSGVGFAGQAGARYYFTDHLAVNVEVGGGTFASGGKIGLSYKF, from the coding sequence ATTTATACCCTTTTTAAAACCCCCAATAAATGGGATGTGTATGCAGCAGCAACACTGGCTTACAACTCATTTTCTTATTGCTACAACGGATCAGATTATGATTATATCAGTGATGAATCTTCAGGTGTAGGATTTGCAGGACAGGCAGGTGCCAGATATTATTTCACCGATCATTTAGCTGTTAATGTGGAAGTAGGAGGTGGAACATTTGCTTCAGGAGGGAAAATCGGACTTTCTTACAAGTTTTAG
- a CDS encoding sensor histidine kinase: MYSQELFPLNEKKYTDSLQQVIKGNTNSLSKRDAYFILSDYYRNTAPPLSKKYLENGRKSGEKDPITAALYSYYEGQYYFDLDKEKAAVSYQKAIEALSKFKGKKSDFYKALSWYSYGITLKNKEGYPYCIKIMLEKSIPAAEPYGETQMLGYLYTQLSLMLTYNAEFEKAESYNTQAIHILEKKAPHSTELFYAYLSRSGNYSYQAKGSVGKKFLDQAEKMILPYPESSANASYFYHKALYFITQQENKKALEAVERGLSYTKKFNMKLLMQMFYFQKYDTYKKLKKYKEAKELLEYVLAEKTLGMDLNNRKTIYSHLSSLNEFMGDPVQALAWEKKYSKLSDSLHTENVKLEINKLEAKFNASEKEKKIALLNAEKKQKQLEVNKKNYYLWVLSLALLFLISLLTFLFVIYTNSKKLSEQKEINLQQKIEDIKQKEELALTKAILEGEERERERVAKDLHDGLGGMLAGVKINLSTWSSTHLDPEQHKDFYKILHQLDHSVAELRHVARNLMPESLFNFGLETALNDLCEFYTRNDLDICFQSINIEKNIPLTIQLNIYRIVQELLANAVKHAQASSILLQCSQSGDSFMITVEDNGKGFEKNSKNNIKSMGFRNLRNRVNYLKGKMEVSSDSQGTTINIELTINGE; the protein is encoded by the coding sequence TTGTATTCACAGGAACTGTTTCCTCTTAATGAAAAAAAATATACAGATAGTCTTCAACAGGTAATCAAAGGAAACACGAACAGTCTTTCTAAAAGAGATGCTTATTTTATTTTATCTGATTATTACAGAAATACAGCCCCCCCATTAAGTAAAAAATATCTGGAAAACGGCAGAAAATCTGGAGAAAAAGATCCTATTACCGCTGCTTTGTATTCTTATTATGAAGGTCAGTATTATTTTGACCTGGATAAAGAGAAAGCAGCAGTTTCTTACCAAAAAGCAATAGAGGCGCTATCAAAATTCAAAGGAAAAAAATCTGACTTTTATAAAGCTTTATCCTGGTACAGCTACGGAATTACCCTGAAAAATAAAGAAGGCTATCCTTATTGTATTAAAATAATGCTTGAAAAGAGCATTCCGGCAGCTGAACCGTATGGAGAGACCCAAATGCTTGGCTATTTATATACCCAGCTGTCTCTGATGCTGACCTATAATGCTGAATTTGAAAAAGCAGAAAGTTATAATACCCAAGCCATTCATATTCTTGAAAAAAAAGCCCCTCATTCCACCGAATTGTTTTATGCCTATCTCAGCAGGTCAGGAAATTACTCCTACCAGGCTAAAGGCAGTGTTGGGAAAAAATTTCTGGATCAGGCAGAGAAAATGATTCTTCCCTATCCTGAATCTTCTGCCAATGCTTCTTACTTTTATCACAAAGCTTTATATTTTATCACCCAGCAGGAAAATAAAAAGGCACTGGAAGCTGTAGAAAGAGGATTGTCTTACACTAAAAAGTTCAATATGAAACTGCTGATGCAGATGTTTTATTTCCAGAAGTATGATACTTATAAAAAGCTTAAAAAATATAAAGAAGCCAAAGAACTGCTGGAATATGTTCTCGCCGAGAAAACCCTGGGCATGGACCTTAACAACAGGAAAACCATCTACAGTCATTTATCCAGCCTCAATGAATTCATGGGTGATCCGGTTCAGGCCTTGGCCTGGGAAAAGAAGTATTCAAAACTGAGCGACAGCTTGCATACTGAAAATGTAAAACTGGAAATCAATAAACTGGAAGCTAAATTTAATGCATCTGAAAAAGAGAAAAAAATAGCGCTTCTTAATGCCGAGAAGAAGCAGAAACAACTGGAAGTTAATAAAAAGAATTACTATCTATGGGTATTAAGCCTCGCCTTATTATTTCTCATAAGCCTGCTAACCTTTTTATTTGTTATTTACACCAACAGTAAAAAGCTTTCTGAGCAGAAAGAGATCAATCTTCAGCAGAAAATAGAAGATATTAAACAAAAGGAAGAACTAGCCCTTACCAAAGCAATTCTTGAAGGAGAAGAAAGAGAAAGAGAGCGTGTCGCCAAGGATCTTCATGATGGTCTTGGCGGGATGCTGGCAGGCGTAAAAATCAATCTGTCTACCTGGTCTTCAACACATCTTGATCCGGAGCAGCATAAAGATTTTTACAAAATTCTCCACCAGCTTGACCATTCTGTAGCGGAGCTCAGACATGTAGCCCGGAATCTGATGCCTGAATCTTTATTTAATTTCGGATTGGAAACGGCACTGAATGATTTGTGTGAATTTTATACCCGCAATGATCTGGATATATGCTTCCAGTCTATCAATATTGAAAAAAATATCCCGCTTACCATTCAACTCAATATTTACAGAATTGTTCAGGAGCTACTGGCTAATGCAGTAAAACACGCCCAGGCCAGCAGTATTCTTCTTCAGTGTTCTCAATCCGGTGACAGTTTTATGATTACGGTTGAAGACAATGGAAAAGGATTTGAAAAAAACAGTAAAAACAATATCAAAAGCATGGGATTCAGAAATCTCAGAAACCGTGTGAATTACCTGAAAGGAAAAATGGAAGTAAGCTCCGACAGCCAGGGCACCACGATTAATATAGAACTTACGATTAATGGAGAATAA
- a CDS encoding AraC family transcriptional regulator translates to MKIQKEIIEFEKGKSFKLFSPSLKNCFFWHYHPEIELVYVEALNGIRHVGKDISGFTDSDLLLIGANVPHLNFDYGIQTECRQLVLQMRENFLQDIILPVPEFENIRTLLEKSYLGLSFFGTTKDIVVEKLQIIKEKNSFESLMGLIEILQILADSTEVRELNNEDTRIKWFLNDKIRMGTIYDYIHENYDKKPNVNEIAAIVSLSTPAFCRYFKKQTNMTFTDFVNNYRINQAKIFLLKDYSVTEVCFQVGFESLSYFNKLFKQHTGDTPSEFRKKHFKAIEINGRIAEIARDSACNK, encoded by the coding sequence ATGAAAATTCAGAAAGAAATTATAGAGTTTGAAAAAGGAAAATCTTTCAAGCTGTTTTCTCCTTCGCTGAAAAATTGTTTTTTCTGGCATTATCACCCTGAAATAGAGCTTGTATACGTAGAAGCTCTCAATGGTATCCGCCACGTAGGAAAGGATATTTCAGGTTTTACAGACAGCGATCTTTTACTGATTGGAGCCAATGTTCCCCATCTCAACTTTGATTATGGTATTCAAACAGAATGCAGGCAGCTGGTATTGCAGATGCGGGAAAATTTTCTCCAGGATATCATTCTTCCTGTTCCTGAATTTGAAAATATCAGAACACTTTTAGAAAAATCTTATCTGGGGCTTTCATTTTTTGGAACAACTAAAGACATCGTGGTCGAAAAACTCCAGATTATCAAAGAAAAAAATTCTTTTGAATCATTAATGGGCCTGATTGAAATTCTTCAGATCCTTGCAGATTCTACTGAAGTAAGAGAACTCAATAATGAAGACACCAGGATCAAATGGTTTCTGAATGACAAGATCAGAATGGGGACGATCTATGATTATATTCACGAAAATTATGATAAAAAGCCCAATGTCAACGAGATTGCAGCCATCGTCAGCCTGAGTACTCCGGCTTTCTGCCGTTACTTTAAAAAGCAGACGAATATGACCTTTACAGATTTTGTGAATAATTACAGGATCAACCAGGCTAAAATTTTTCTGCTGAAAGATTATTCTGTGACGGAAGTCTGTTTTCAGGTAGGTTTTGAAAGTCTGTCGTATTTTAATAAGCTCTTCAAACAGCATACGGGAGATACCCCGTCAGAATTCAGGAAAAAACATTTTAAAGCAATTGAAATCAATGGACGGATTGCAGAGATTGCCAGGGATTCGGCCTGTAATAAATGA
- the lipA gene encoding lipoyl synthase has translation MENLVQDTTVQKPKWIRVKLPTGKNYRELRTLVDKYKLNTICQSGSCPNMGECWGEGTATFMILGNICTRSCGFCGVKTGKPLDVNWDEPEKVARSIKLMKIKHAVLTSVDRDDLKDMGSILWGETVNAVRRISPGTTMETLIPDFQGITKHIDRLVEVAPEVISHNMETVKRLTREVRIQAKYERSLEVLRYLKEAGQRRTKTGVMLGLGETKDEVFQTIEDIRNANVDVITLGQYLQPTKKHLPVKKFITPEEFDELGDFARSLGFRHVESSPLVRSSYHAEKHIH, from the coding sequence ATGGAAAATTTAGTTCAAGATACTACCGTTCAGAAACCAAAGTGGATCCGTGTGAAACTTCCTACCGGAAAGAACTACAGAGAACTTAGAACTTTGGTAGACAAATATAAATTAAATACCATATGCCAGAGCGGAAGCTGCCCGAATATGGGTGAATGCTGGGGAGAAGGTACAGCTACCTTTATGATTTTGGGGAATATCTGTACCCGAAGCTGTGGATTTTGTGGCGTAAAAACAGGAAAACCGCTGGATGTAAACTGGGATGAGCCTGAAAAAGTAGCCCGTTCAATCAAATTAATGAAGATTAAACACGCTGTTCTTACGTCAGTAGACCGTGATGATCTGAAAGATATGGGGTCTATCCTTTGGGGCGAAACTGTAAACGCTGTAAGAAGAATCTCTCCGGGAACCACCATGGAAACACTTATTCCTGATTTTCAGGGAATCACCAAACATATTGACCGTTTGGTAGAAGTGGCTCCGGAAGTGATTTCGCACAATATGGAAACAGTAAAACGTTTAACAAGAGAAGTGAGAATTCAGGCTAAATACGAAAGAAGCCTTGAAGTACTGAGATATTTGAAAGAAGCCGGGCAACGAAGAACCAAAACAGGAGTTATGCTTGGATTAGGCGAAACGAAAGATGAGGTTTTCCAGACTATTGAAGACATCAGAAATGCCAATGTAGACGTTATTACACTGGGGCAGTATCTTCAGCCTACCAAAAAGCATCTTCCTGTAAAGAAATTCATTACCCCGGAAGAGTTTGATGAGCTTGGAGATTTTGCGAGAAGCTTAGGTTTCAGACATGTGGAAAGTTCACCACTTGTAAGAAGCTCTTATCATGCAGAAAAGCATATTCACTAA
- a CDS encoding SpoIIAA family protein: MITIIPEAPENVAAFNATGEVTKEDFENLVFPHVKEKVDQFGELNYLFYLDTDLDKFTMGAWFEDVLLGLKNLAKWNRTAIVTDKEGVQNFTDIFSVLMPGEFKSFPKENLYNALYWCKNGNEVEA, encoded by the coding sequence ATGATAACGATTATTCCAGAAGCTCCTGAAAATGTTGCAGCATTTAATGCAACGGGAGAAGTAACGAAAGAGGATTTTGAAAATCTGGTATTTCCACATGTTAAAGAAAAAGTGGACCAGTTTGGGGAGCTGAATTACTTATTTTATCTGGATACCGATTTGGATAAGTTTACCATGGGAGCATGGTTTGAAGATGTGCTTTTGGGGTTGAAAAATCTTGCTAAATGGAACCGTACTGCTATTGTTACGGATAAAGAAGGGGTACAGAACTTTACGGACATTTTCAGCGTCCTGATGCCGGGAGAATTTAAATCTTTCCCGAAAGAAAATTTATACAATGCACTCTACTGGTGCAAAAACGGTAATGAAGTAGAAGCATAA
- a CDS encoding MFS transporter, whose product MKIDKRIIPLAIGGLGIGTTEFTVMGLLPDIAKTLQITIPQAGHMISAYAMGVVIGAPILIGYSVKFPPKKVLMVLMVLFTLFNGLSAIAPDYTTMLIIRFMSGLPHGAFFGVGTVVASRMAGKGKEAFYISLMFTGLTVANLIMVPLVTYIGHVYHWRLYFAIVALIGIFALLFLKLWLPAIEANQDTHFLEELKFLKKKQAWLVLAITAIGFGGLFTWFSYITPLMTVVAGIESSRMAYVMILAGGGMVVGNLAGGFVSDRLGPEKTCALLIFLMMISLAGVFFLSEHQNIALILTFVCGALSMSVAAPINIMMMKAAPKSEMMAAAFMQAAFNIANAMGAFLGGIPLEYKLPYNYPSLVGVGMTFIGLAVSVRYMYLYRSETLVEEPSAECVSCDK is encoded by the coding sequence ATGAAGATTGATAAAAGGATCATCCCGCTGGCTATCGGCGGTTTGGGAATAGGAACAACGGAGTTTACCGTCATGGGACTGCTGCCGGATATTGCTAAAACATTACAGATCACCATTCCGCAGGCGGGTCACATGATTTCTGCTTACGCAATGGGAGTCGTAATCGGAGCGCCGATTCTGATCGGTTATTCCGTGAAATTCCCGCCGAAAAAAGTACTGATGGTTTTAATGGTTCTTTTCACCTTATTTAACGGATTATCTGCAATCGCTCCCGATTATACCACCATGCTGATCATCAGATTTATGTCCGGACTTCCACACGGGGCATTTTTCGGAGTGGGAACGGTTGTAGCATCCAGGATGGCAGGAAAAGGGAAGGAAGCATTCTATATATCCCTGATGTTTACGGGACTTACGGTCGCGAATCTGATCATGGTTCCATTGGTCACGTACATTGGTCACGTGTATCACTGGAGACTATACTTTGCTATTGTGGCTTTGATCGGTATTTTTGCCTTATTGTTCCTGAAGTTATGGCTTCCGGCTATAGAGGCCAATCAGGATACCCATTTCCTTGAAGAGTTGAAATTTCTGAAAAAGAAACAGGCATGGCTGGTGCTGGCTATTACAGCGATCGGATTTGGAGGTCTTTTTACGTGGTTCAGTTATATTACCCCTTTAATGACGGTGGTAGCAGGTATTGAAAGCAGCCGGATGGCCTATGTAATGATTCTTGCAGGCGGGGGAATGGTAGTAGGAAACCTTGCCGGTGGTTTTGTTTCTGACCGATTGGGCCCGGAAAAAACATGTGCGCTTCTGATTTTTCTGATGATGATTTCTTTGGCAGGTGTATTTTTCCTTTCGGAGCATCAGAATATCGCACTTATTCTGACATTTGTGTGCGGGGCACTGTCTATGTCGGTGGCAGCACCTATCAACATTATGATGATGAAGGCAGCACCTAAAAGTGAAATGATGGCCGCCGCATTTATGCAGGCAGCTTTTAATATTGCCAATGCGATGGGAGCATTTTTAGGAGGAATTCCTCTGGAATACAAGCTGCCCTACAATTACCCGTCACTGGTAGGGGTGGGAATGACCTTTATCGGGCTTGCTGTCAGCGTGCGCTATATGTATCTGTACAGATCAGAAACGCTGGTAGAAGAGCCTTCTGCAGAATGTGTATCTTGTGATAAATAA
- a CDS encoding RNA polymerase sigma factor: protein MNDEQLFLLIQKAKEKDQKAQTKLINIFWVDVFSFVMKKVRDENDADEITVNVFSKVLSKLDMYDPHFQFKTWILTIAQNTVIDFWRKKSRENQDATENLDEVKNQYAKSPEELMISDEEQKKIIKTIESLDANYQDIIKLRFFEEKSIKEISEELGISVANTKVRVMRAKKVLAELLKNNEFEDS, encoded by the coding sequence ATGAACGACGAACAGTTATTTCTGCTTATTCAGAAAGCGAAAGAAAAAGACCAGAAAGCCCAGACTAAACTCATTAATATTTTTTGGGTGGATGTTTTCTCTTTTGTGATGAAGAAGGTAAGAGATGAAAATGATGCAGACGAAATTACAGTCAATGTTTTTTCAAAAGTGCTGTCGAAATTGGATATGTATGATCCGCATTTCCAGTTTAAAACCTGGATTCTTACTATTGCCCAGAATACCGTCATCGATTTCTGGAGGAAAAAAAGCCGTGAAAACCAGGATGCCACTGAAAATCTTGACGAGGTAAAAAATCAATATGCTAAATCTCCGGAAGAACTGATGATCTCTGATGAAGAACAGAAAAAGATCATTAAAACCATTGAGTCTCTGGATGCCAATTATCAGGATATTATCAAACTGAGATTCTTTGAAGAAAAAAGTATCAAAGAAATTTCTGAAGAGCTGGGAATTTCTGTTGCCAATACCAAAGTAAGGGTAATGCGCGCTAAAAAAGTACTGGCCGAACTGCTGAAAAATAACGAATTTGAAGACAGCTAA
- the tyrS gene encoding tyrosine--tRNA ligase, translating to MNSFIEELKWRGLFADMMPGTDEQLNKEVTTAYIGFDPTADSLHIGSLIQIKILAHFQQHGHKPVALVGGATGMIGDPSGKSAERNLLDEETLLHYVDCLKNQLSRFLDFEGSGPNKAELVNNYDWMKNISFLDFAKNVGKNITVNYMMAKDSVKKRFSGESGADGMSFTEFTYQLIQGYDFLHLYQNNNVKLQMGGSDQWGNITTGTELIRRKAQGEAFALTVPLITKADGSKFGKSESGENYWLDKKKTSPYKFYQFWLNATDEDAERFIKFYTFLSKEEIEALIEEHKTAAHERKLQKKLAEEVTVWVHGREEYEKALKASEILFGRSTAEDLVSLDEETFLEVFDGVPQKEIAKADVLGINIIDLLSEKSGFLKSKSEAQREMKGNSISVNKQKVNDTYTANETDLIDSKFLLLQKGKKSYFIVKVQ from the coding sequence ATGAATTCCTTTATAGAAGAACTAAAATGGCGTGGTCTTTTTGCCGATATGATGCCGGGAACCGATGAACAGCTGAATAAAGAGGTAACTACTGCATATATTGGTTTTGACCCGACTGCAGATTCTTTGCATATCGGAAGTCTTATCCAGATAAAAATACTGGCACATTTTCAACAGCACGGGCATAAGCCTGTTGCATTGGTAGGTGGTGCTACAGGAATGATTGGAGATCCGTCCGGAAAATCCGCAGAGAGAAATCTTCTGGATGAAGAAACCCTTCTTCATTACGTAGACTGTCTGAAGAATCAGCTTTCACGATTTTTAGATTTTGAAGGAAGCGGTCCTAACAAAGCTGAACTGGTGAACAACTACGACTGGATGAAGAATATTTCCTTCCTTGATTTTGCCAAAAATGTAGGAAAGAACATCACGGTAAACTATATGATGGCCAAAGATTCTGTAAAGAAAAGATTTTCCGGAGAAAGCGGTGCTGACGGAATGAGTTTTACAGAATTTACCTACCAGCTGATCCAGGGATATGATTTCCTTCACCTGTATCAGAACAACAATGTTAAACTTCAGATGGGAGGTTCTGACCAGTGGGGAAATATTACCACAGGTACTGAACTTATCCGCAGAAAAGCTCAGGGAGAAGCTTTTGCACTGACTGTTCCCTTGATCACGAAAGCTGATGGTTCTAAATTCGGAAAGTCTGAGAGCGGAGAAAACTACTGGCTTGATAAAAAGAAAACTTCACCTTATAAATTCTACCAGTTCTGGCTGAATGCTACCGATGAAGACGCTGAAAGATTCATTAAGTTCTATACTTTCTTAAGCAAAGAAGAAATCGAAGCTTTAATTGAAGAGCACAAAACAGCGGCCCATGAAAGAAAGCTTCAGAAAAAGCTGGCCGAAGAAGTTACAGTATGGGTACATGGAAGGGAGGAATACGAAAAAGCGCTTAAAGCTTCTGAAATTCTTTTCGGACGCTCAACCGCTGAAGATCTGGTGAGCCTTGATGAGGAAACTTTCCTTGAGGTTTTTGACGGCGTTCCACAAAAAGAAATTGCAAAAGCAGACGTTTTGGGAATAAACATTATTGATCTTCTTTCTGAAAAATCAGGATTTCTTAAGTCTAAAAGTGAGGCCCAGAGAGAAATGAAAGGAAACTCCATTTCTGTGAACAAGCAAAAAGTAAACGATACCTATACAGCCAATGAAACTGACCTTATTGACAGTAAATTCCTGTTGTTACAAAAAGGTAAGAAAAGCTATTTTATTGTAAAAGTTCAGTAA
- a CDS encoding NAD(P)/FAD-dependent oxidoreductase, whose amino-acid sequence MDLKSNEPFWLIKNGLITSYPSLKSDEKCEVLIIGGGITGSLIAHQMIQDGYNTILIDKREICNGSTSATTSMLQYEIDVPLFELSEKIGGKAAARSYKACSDAIHTLEKLSGYIRSAAGFKRKKSLYFASKKKDVVWLKKEYEARKKAGFDVKWLDEDQILKQFGFENTYGGILSKQGASIDAFQFAHELFTHNVKKGLRIFDKTEMTHVEYHKGFNIATTLNGYQIKAKKIIYCIGYESKNLLKENFVNLKSTYAIVSEIDEDKFKNISSTLVWNTDDPYLYMRTTDDGRILIGGGDEDFYDAKKRDALLEKKEKEILKNLKKIKPDYHFYTDFVWAGTFGETKDGLPYIGEHKKFRNSYFVLGFGGNGITFSITGMEMASLFMKNKKHPLSQYFKFGR is encoded by the coding sequence ATGGATCTTAAATCAAATGAACCATTCTGGCTTATAAAAAATGGGCTGATCACTTCATATCCCTCACTGAAATCAGATGAAAAATGTGAAGTTTTAATTATTGGCGGAGGGATTACGGGAAGTCTTATTGCTCATCAGATGATACAGGACGGCTATAATACCATCCTTATTGATAAAAGGGAGATCTGCAATGGAAGTACCTCAGCAACTACCTCAATGTTGCAGTATGAAATAGATGTTCCGCTTTTTGAATTATCAGAGAAAATCGGTGGGAAGGCAGCGGCTAGAAGCTATAAAGCCTGTTCAGATGCAATACATACTCTTGAAAAACTCTCCGGATACATCAGATCTGCTGCGGGTTTTAAACGTAAAAAATCTTTGTACTTCGCTTCGAAGAAAAAAGATGTTGTCTGGCTCAAAAAAGAATATGAGGCGAGAAAAAAGGCTGGATTTGATGTGAAATGGCTGGATGAAGACCAAATTTTAAAACAGTTCGGATTTGAAAATACTTATGGCGGAATTCTGTCGAAACAGGGAGCCAGTATTGATGCTTTTCAGTTTGCCCATGAGCTGTTTACCCATAATGTGAAAAAAGGTCTGAGAATTTTTGATAAAACAGAAATGACCCATGTGGAATATCATAAAGGCTTTAATATAGCAACTACCCTGAACGGTTATCAGATCAAAGCGAAAAAAATAATCTACTGCATAGGATATGAAAGCAAAAACCTGCTGAAGGAAAACTTTGTGAATTTAAAAAGCACTTATGCTATTGTTTCGGAAATAGATGAGGATAAGTTTAAAAATATCAGCAGTACATTGGTTTGGAATACCGATGATCCTTATCTCTATATGCGGACAACAGATGACGGACGGATTCTGATTGGGGGCGGTGATGAAGATTTTTATGATGCTAAAAAACGGGATGCTCTGCTGGAAAAAAAAGAAAAAGAAATTTTGAAAAACCTGAAAAAAATAAAACCGGATTACCATTTTTATACAGATTTTGTGTGGGCGGGAACTTTCGGGGAAACTAAAGACGGACTTCCCTATATCGGGGAGCATAAGAAGTTCAGAAATTCTTATTTTGTCTTAGGTTTCGGAGGTAACGGGATTACATTTTCAATAACCGGTATGGAAATGGCTTCTTTGTTTATGAAAAATAAAAAACATCCATTATCACAGTACTTCAAATTCGGAAGATAA